In one Lolium rigidum isolate FL_2022 chromosome 3, APGP_CSIRO_Lrig_0.1, whole genome shotgun sequence genomic region, the following are encoded:
- the LOC124701902 gene encoding UDP-glycosyltransferase 83A1-like — protein MATSAAPAPPHALILPYPAQGHVIPFMELAHRFLDRGFDVTFVNTKYNHDRVMAAADAATTTFTGLSSAAAGSRLRLVAVADGIDAGGHENLVLLNAAIQVDIPPQLEPLLDGDGEGLGKVTCVVVDVAMSFALDVVKRRGITSAALWPASAAVLSAMVNARKLIRDGVIDDDGAPLNLKNNSFHLTESTPPMDATFLAWNYMGNPEAERMVFHYLDSIAQTAATKADYLLCNTFADIEPAVFTDATPTNIIPIGPLRTWRRPTRHAPLGHF, from the exons ATGGCCACCTCCGCCGCGCCTGCGCCGCCGCACGCGCTCATCCTCCCTTACCCGGCCCAGGGCCACGTGATCCCGTTCATGGAGCTCGCCCACCGCTTCCTCGACCGCGGCTTCGACGTCACCTTCGTCAACACCAAGTACAACCACGACCGCGTCATGGCCGCCGCCGACGCTGCCACGACAACCTTCACAGGATTATCTTCCGCAGCAGCCGGGTCCCGGCTGCGCCTCGTCGCGGTCGCGGACGGGATAGACGCCGGAGGCCACGAGAACCTGGTCCTGCTCAACGCCGCCATCCAGGTGGACATCCCGCCGCAGCTGGAGCCGCttctcgacggcgacggcgaggggctTGGGAAGGTGAcctgcgtcgtcgtcgacgtcgcCATGTCGTTCGCGCTGGACGTTGTCAAGCGTCGCGGGATCACCTCGGCTGCGCTCTGGCCAGCCTCCGCGGCGGTGCTGTCAGCGATGGTCAACGCCCGGAAACTCATACGCGATGGGGTCATCGATGACGACG GAGCGCCTCTTAACTTGAAGAACAACTCATTCCATCTTACCGAGTCAACGCCACCCATGGACGCGACCTTCCTCGCCTGGAATTACATGGGAAATCCTGAGGCCGAGCGCATGGTCTTTCACTACCTCGACTCGATCGCGCAGACCGCCGCAACAAAGGCGGACTACCTTCTCTGCAACACATTCGCCGACATCGAGCCGGCCGTCTTCACCGACGCTACACCAACCAACATCATTCCCATTGGCCCGCTCCGCACATGGCGGCGCCCGACGAGACATGCACCTCTAGGGCACTTCTAG